Proteins encoded together in one Streptomyces asoensis window:
- a CDS encoding UDP-N-acetylmuramoyl-tripeptide--D-alanyl-D-alanine ligase encodes MIALSLAEIAAVVGGQTHDIPDPSAQVTGPVVRDSRDVVPGALFVAFVGERVDGHDYAAQVVEAGAAAVLAARPVGVPAIVVDDVQTAIGALARHVVHKLGATLVALTGSAGKTSTKDLIAQVLRRKAPTVFTPGSLNNEIGLPLTALSATEETKFLVLEMGARGIGHIRYLADLTPPKIGLVLNVGTAHIGEFGGREQIAQAKGELVESLPAADEGGAAILNADDPLVRAMASRTKAKVVFFGESGEADVRAENVRLTDSGQPSFSLHTPSGCSDVTMRLYGEHHVSNALAAAAVAHELGMSAEEIATALSEAGSLSRWRMEVTERPDGVTIVNDAYNANPESMRAALRALVAMGKGRRTWAVLGKMAELGDEALAEHDAVGRLAVRLNVGKLVAVGGREAAWLQLGAYNEGSWGEESVHVSDAQAAVDLLRSELRPGDVVLVKASRSVGLESVAQALLATGTEGEGVAR; translated from the coding sequence GTGATCGCCCTCTCCCTCGCCGAGATCGCAGCAGTCGTCGGCGGGCAGACGCACGACATACCGGATCCGTCCGCGCAGGTCACCGGACCCGTCGTCCGGGACTCACGTGACGTGGTGCCCGGCGCCCTCTTCGTCGCCTTCGTCGGCGAACGCGTGGACGGCCACGACTACGCGGCCCAGGTCGTCGAGGCGGGCGCGGCGGCCGTACTGGCCGCACGCCCCGTCGGCGTCCCCGCGATCGTCGTGGACGACGTCCAGACGGCGATCGGCGCACTGGCCCGGCATGTCGTGCACAAGCTCGGCGCGACCCTCGTCGCGCTCACCGGCTCGGCCGGCAAGACCAGCACCAAGGACCTCATCGCGCAGGTCCTGCGGCGCAAGGCGCCCACCGTGTTCACGCCGGGTTCGCTCAACAACGAGATCGGACTGCCGCTGACCGCCCTGTCCGCGACCGAGGAGACGAAGTTCCTCGTGCTCGAGATGGGCGCCCGCGGCATCGGCCACATCCGCTACCTCGCCGATCTGACGCCCCCGAAGATCGGCCTCGTCCTCAACGTCGGCACCGCCCACATCGGCGAGTTCGGCGGCCGCGAACAGATCGCACAGGCAAAGGGCGAGCTCGTCGAGAGCCTGCCCGCGGCCGACGAGGGCGGCGCGGCGATCCTCAACGCCGACGACCCGCTGGTGCGGGCCATGGCCTCCCGTACGAAGGCGAAGGTGGTCTTTTTCGGAGAGTCCGGCGAAGCGGACGTTCGGGCCGAGAACGTGCGACTCACGGACAGCGGACAGCCTTCCTTCAGCCTTCACACACCCTCCGGGTGCAGCGACGTGACCATGCGCCTGTACGGTGAGCACCACGTGTCGAACGCGCTCGCAGCGGCCGCCGTCGCCCATGAGCTGGGCATGTCCGCGGAAGAGATCGCCACCGCGCTCTCCGAGGCGGGCTCCCTCTCCCGCTGGCGGATGGAGGTCACCGAGCGCCCGGACGGCGTGACGATCGTCAACGACGCCTACAACGCGAACCCCGAGTCCATGCGAGCCGCCCTGCGCGCGCTCGTGGCCATGGGCAAGGGGCGGCGGACCTGGGCGGTGCTCGGCAAGATGGCCGAGCTCGGGGACGAGGCGCTCGCCGAGCACGACGCGGTCGGACGGCTCGCCGTCCGGCTCAATGTCGGCAAGCTCGTCGCGGTCGGGGGCAGGGAAGCCGCCTGGCTGCAACTGGGCGCATATAACGAGGGTTCGTGGGGTGAGGAGTCGGTGCACGTGTCCGACGCACAGGCGGCGGTCGACCTGTTGCGCAGCGAGTTGCGCCCGGGGGACGTCGTGCTCGTGAAGGCGTCCCGTTCGGTCGGCCTCGAGAGTGTCGCGCAGGCGCTGCTCGCGACCGGCACCGAGGGTGAGGGCGTCGCCCGATGA
- a CDS encoding UDP-N-acetylmuramoyl-L-alanyl-D-glutamate--2,6-diaminopimelate ligase — protein sequence MTMITPDPGTPAPPATSPASPPSLRPQAGTPGTLTAVPHADQSQTTQKGASVTYPGPPRPARVRATPLAELADQLGTEQPESAAVEVTGITHDSRAVRPGDLYAALPGARLHGADFVTQAAGLGAVAVLTDPGGAGRAAATGLPVLVADDPRGRMGELAATIYGRPGRDLLQIGITGTSGKTTTAYLVEGGLKPVRSTGLIGTVETRIGDERIKSERTTPEATDLQALFAVMRERGVEAVTMEVSSHALVLGRVDGCVFDVAVFNNLSPEHMEFHSGMEDYFQAKAQLFTRERSKLGVVNFDDEYGRRLVREAEVPVVTFSAEGHPDADWRAVDVEVGPMDSTFTVVGPDGVRVAARAPLPGSFNVANTLAAIVSLAVAGIDPRTAADGVAAVPGVPGRLERVDAGQPYLAVVDYAHKTDAVESVLRALRKVTKGRLHVVLGCGGDRDRTKRAPMGAAAARLADTAVLTSDNPRSEDPLAILATMLEGAASVPAHERGEVLLFEERAAAIAAVVARAHAGDTVLVAGKGHEQGQDIAGVVRPFDDRQVLREAIEQTQG from the coding sequence GTGACCATGATCACTCCCGACCCCGGGACCCCCGCACCGCCCGCGACGTCGCCCGCGTCCCCGCCCTCGCTTCGCCCGCAGGCGGGTACGCCCGGTACGCTCACCGCCGTGCCACACGCTGATCAGTCCCAAACCACCCAGAAGGGCGCTTCCGTGACATATCCGGGACCGCCGCGACCGGCCCGAGTCCGCGCAACACCCCTCGCGGAGCTCGCCGATCAGCTGGGGACCGAGCAGCCGGAGAGCGCCGCCGTCGAGGTCACGGGCATCACCCACGACTCGCGCGCGGTCCGCCCCGGCGACCTGTACGCCGCGCTCCCCGGCGCCCGACTGCACGGCGCCGACTTCGTGACGCAGGCCGCCGGCCTGGGCGCGGTCGCCGTGCTGACCGACCCCGGCGGCGCCGGACGCGCCGCCGCGACCGGCCTGCCGGTGCTGGTGGCCGACGACCCGCGCGGTCGGATGGGCGAACTGGCGGCCACCATCTACGGACGTCCCGGACGCGACCTGCTCCAGATCGGGATCACCGGCACCTCGGGCAAGACGACCACGGCCTATCTCGTCGAGGGCGGCCTCAAGCCCGTGAGGTCCACCGGCCTCATCGGCACCGTGGAGACGCGCATCGGCGACGAGCGCATCAAGTCCGAGCGCACCACCCCCGAAGCCACCGACCTCCAGGCGCTGTTCGCGGTGATGCGCGAGCGCGGTGTCGAGGCGGTCACCATGGAGGTGTCCAGCCACGCGCTGGTCCTCGGCCGGGTCGACGGCTGCGTCTTCGACGTCGCCGTCTTCAACAACCTCAGCCCGGAGCACATGGAGTTCCACTCCGGCATGGAGGACTACTTCCAGGCCAAGGCGCAGCTGTTCACCCGGGAACGCAGCAAACTCGGCGTGGTCAACTTCGACGACGAGTACGGCCGCCGGCTCGTGCGGGAGGCGGAGGTCCCCGTCGTCACGTTCTCCGCCGAGGGCCACCCGGACGCCGACTGGCGGGCCGTCGACGTCGAGGTCGGCCCGATGGACTCGACGTTCACCGTCGTGGGCCCCGACGGGGTGCGGGTCGCGGCCAGGGCGCCGCTGCCGGGCTCCTTCAACGTGGCCAACACCCTCGCCGCGATCGTCTCCCTGGCCGTCGCGGGCATCGACCCGCGCACCGCCGCCGACGGTGTGGCCGCCGTGCCGGGTGTGCCGGGCCGGCTGGAGCGCGTGGACGCCGGGCAGCCCTACCTCGCGGTCGTCGACTACGCCCACAAGACGGACGCCGTCGAGTCGGTCCTCAGGGCGCTGCGCAAGGTCACCAAGGGGCGGCTGCACGTCGTCCTCGGGTGCGGCGGCGACCGGGACCGCACCAAGCGGGCGCCGATGGGCGCCGCCGCCGCCCGGCTCGCCGACACCGCCGTGCTGACCTCCGACAACCCCCGCTCCGAGGACCCCCTCGCGATCCTCGCGACCATGCTCGAAGGGGCGGCGTCCGTACCCGCCCACGAGCGCGGTGAGGTCCTGCTGTTCGAGGAGCGGGCCGCCGCGATCGCCGCGGTCGTCGCCCGCGCGCACGCCGGGGACACCGTGCTGGTCGCGGGCAAGGGCCATGAGCAGGGCCAGGACATCGCCGGAGTGGTCCGTCCGTTCGACGACCGCCAGGTGCTTCGCGAAGCCATCGAGCAGACCCAGGGATGA
- a CDS encoding peptidoglycan D,D-transpeptidase FtsI family protein yields MSDREPPRRRVPGPARPSRPASAQRRPGPGARPAASAPRPAPRVLRLGSPRPRLRMVGLALALVLIAFVVRLLQVQAVDASTYAAKAEQNRYVGQVLTAERGEITDRTGVAFASSVDAYDITADPTMFTREQLKVGDGPEQAAALLAPILGQDQAALVRKLRPADASLRYVRLAGRQTPQVWKQIKDLRAALSAKSETDKSTVNVLAGVFSVPSSKRVYPNGNLAAGILGWVNADGKGGGGIEQQLNATLSGKDGKIRYAQSGGRQVPTVGSTETPAVAGSDVELTIDRDIQWAAQNAITDQVKESRADRGYVIVQDNRTGEILAMANSPGFDPNDLTRADSAAMGNASVQDAYEPGSTAKVMSMAAVLEENAATPLTHVTVPNRLHRGDRLFQDDIDHATWYLTLNGVLAKSSNIGTILATGQLGKTQTAANRVLYSYLRKFGIGSQTGLGFPGETSGILAPPGKWSTSQQYTIPFGQGMSLNALQAASVYSTIANGGVRVAPTLVRGTKGPDGRFTPAEAPARTRVVSQKTAKTLAQMLESVVDDQEGTGAKARIPGYRVAGKTGTANRVDPATGTYKGYTSSFAGFAPADNPRVTVYCAIQNATQGSYFGGQICGPVFKQVMEFALKTLQVPPTGAKPASLPVSFTP; encoded by the coding sequence GTGTCCGACAGGGAACCGCCGCGCCGGCGCGTACCGGGCCCCGCCCGGCCCTCCCGCCCCGCCTCCGCCCAGCGGCGCCCGGGCCCCGGCGCCCGTCCCGCCGCGTCCGCCCCGCGCCCCGCCCCGCGCGTCCTGCGGCTCGGCAGCCCCCGGCCCCGCCTGCGGATGGTCGGACTCGCGCTGGCGCTGGTGCTGATCGCCTTCGTGGTCCGCCTCCTCCAGGTGCAGGCCGTCGACGCGAGCACCTACGCGGCCAAGGCCGAGCAGAACCGGTACGTCGGCCAGGTGCTGACCGCCGAACGCGGCGAGATCACCGACCGCACCGGGGTGGCCTTCGCGAGCAGCGTGGACGCCTACGACATCACGGCCGACCCCACGATGTTCACCCGTGAGCAGCTGAAGGTCGGCGACGGTCCCGAGCAGGCGGCCGCGCTCCTCGCGCCGATCCTGGGCCAGGACCAGGCGGCGCTCGTCAGGAAACTGCGGCCGGCGGACGCGAGCCTGCGCTACGTCAGGCTCGCCGGCCGGCAGACCCCGCAGGTCTGGAAGCAGATCAAGGACCTGAGGGCCGCCCTGTCCGCCAAGTCGGAGACGGACAAGTCCACGGTCAACGTCCTGGCCGGCGTCTTCTCCGTCCCCAGCAGCAAGCGCGTGTACCCCAACGGGAACCTCGCCGCCGGGATACTGGGCTGGGTCAACGCCGACGGCAAGGGCGGCGGCGGGATCGAGCAGCAGCTGAACGCGACGCTGTCCGGCAAGGACGGCAAGATCCGCTACGCCCAGTCCGGCGGCCGTCAGGTGCCCACCGTGGGCTCCACCGAGACCCCCGCCGTGGCCGGTTCCGACGTCGAGCTGACGATCGACCGCGACATCCAGTGGGCCGCGCAGAACGCCATCACCGACCAGGTGAAGGAGTCCCGGGCGGACCGCGGTTACGTCATCGTCCAGGACAACCGCACCGGCGAGATCCTCGCGATGGCCAACTCGCCCGGTTTCGACCCCAACGACCTCACGCGGGCCGACTCGGCGGCCATGGGCAACGCGTCCGTCCAGGACGCCTACGAGCCCGGCTCCACGGCCAAGGTCATGTCGATGGCGGCCGTGCTGGAGGAGAACGCCGCCACACCGCTGACGCACGTCACGGTGCCCAACCGGCTGCACCGCGGCGACCGGCTCTTCCAGGACGACATCGACCACGCCACCTGGTACCTCACGCTCAACGGCGTGCTCGCCAAGTCCAGCAACATCGGCACCATCCTCGCCACCGGCCAGCTCGGCAAGACGCAGACCGCGGCCAACCGGGTGCTCTACTCCTACCTGCGCAAGTTCGGCATCGGCAGCCAGACCGGACTCGGTTTCCCCGGCGAGACGAGCGGCATCCTGGCCCCGCCCGGCAAGTGGTCGACCTCGCAGCAGTACACGATCCCTTTCGGCCAGGGCATGTCCCTGAACGCGCTCCAGGCGGCCTCCGTGTACTCGACGATCGCCAACGGCGGGGTCCGGGTCGCGCCCACCCTGGTGCGCGGCACCAAGGGGCCGGACGGACGCTTCACCCCCGCCGAGGCGCCCGCCAGAACCCGTGTGGTCAGCCAGAAGACGGCGAAGACCCTCGCCCAGATGCTGGAGTCGGTGGTGGACGACCAGGAGGGCACGGGCGCCAAGGCGCGTATCCCGGGCTACCGCGTCGCGGGCAAGACAGGTACCGCCAACCGGGTGGATCCGGCCACCGGCACGTACAAGGGCTACACCTCGTCGTTCGCCGGGTTCGCGCCCGCCGACAACCCCCGGGTCACCGTGTACTGCGCCATCCAGAACGCCACCCAGGGCAGCTACTTCGGCGGCCAGATCTGCGGTCCCGTCTTCAAGCAGGTCATGGAGTTCGCCCTGAAGACCCTCCAGGTCCCGCCGACCGGCGCGAAGCCCGCCAGCCTCCCGGTCTCCTTCACCCCCTGA
- a CDS encoding septum formation initiator family protein — translation MSRKPELKGRAARLARLFPSGPRQAARTPFVLLVVLLLGGGLIGLLVLNSALSEGSFKKDDLQKDTKSLTDEQQALQRDIDSYSAPDALQRRARELGMVPGGDPAFLNPDGTVKGVPSAAAPRAADEEPAVRPPEAIALPRTTGTPSPAAPAPNIPGGTPAPSAAPTEAIPETPGR, via the coding sequence GTGAGTAGGAAACCCGAACTGAAGGGGAGGGCCGCCCGGCTCGCGCGGCTCTTCCCGTCCGGCCCGCGGCAGGCGGCCCGCACGCCGTTCGTCCTCCTGGTCGTCCTCCTCCTGGGAGGCGGACTGATCGGACTCCTCGTGCTGAACTCCGCGCTCAGCGAGGGCTCGTTCAAGAAGGACGACCTCCAGAAGGACACCAAGAGCCTCACCGACGAGCAGCAGGCGCTCCAGCGGGACATCGACTCCTACTCCGCCCCCGACGCCCTCCAGCGCCGCGCCCGCGAACTCGGCATGGTGCCCGGCGGGGACCCGGCCTTCCTGAACCCCGACGGCACCGTGAAGGGTGTCCCCTCGGCCGCCGCCCCGCGCGCCGCCGACGAAGAGCCCGCCGTCCGCCCTCCCGAGGCCATCGCGCTCCCCCGGACGACCGGGACACCGTCGCCCGCGGCGCCCGCGCCGAACATCCCGGGCGGCACCCCCGCCCCGAGCGCCGCCCCGACCGAAGCCATCCCCGAGACCCCCGGCAGGTGA
- the rsmH gene encoding 16S rRNA (cytosine(1402)-N(4))-methyltransferase RsmH, translating to MSHSRHVPVMLQRCLDLLAPALQRPGSVVVDCTLGLGGHSEALLTRFPEARLVALDRDKEALRLSGERLAPFGERATLVHAVYDELPEVLDRLGIARVQGVLFDLGVSSMQLDEADRGFAYAQDAPLDMRMDQTTGVSAAEVLNTYPPGELVRILRAYGEEKQAKRIVSAVVRERDKEPFTNSARLVELIRDALPQAAKRTGGNPAKRTFQALRIEVNGELSVLERAVPAAVEAIDVGGRIAVLSYHSLEDRLVKQVFAAGAATTAPPGLPVVPERYQPRLKLLTRGAELPTEEEVAENRRAAPARLRGAERIRESIE from the coding sequence TTGAGTCACAGTCGACACGTCCCGGTGATGCTCCAGCGGTGCCTGGACCTGTTGGCCCCCGCCCTCCAGCGGCCGGGCTCGGTGGTCGTCGACTGCACCCTCGGCCTCGGCGGCCACAGCGAGGCCCTGCTCACCCGGTTCCCCGAGGCGCGGCTCGTCGCCCTCGACCGGGACAAGGAGGCGCTGCGCCTGTCCGGTGAGCGCCTGGCCCCGTTCGGCGAACGCGCCACCCTCGTGCACGCCGTCTACGACGAGCTCCCCGAGGTACTGGACCGGCTCGGCATCGCGCGCGTGCAGGGCGTCCTGTTCGACCTGGGCGTCTCCTCGATGCAGCTCGACGAGGCCGACCGCGGCTTCGCCTACGCCCAGGACGCCCCGCTGGACATGCGGATGGACCAGACGACCGGTGTCAGCGCCGCCGAGGTCCTCAACACCTACCCGCCCGGTGAGCTCGTACGGATCCTGCGGGCCTACGGCGAGGAGAAGCAGGCCAAGCGGATCGTCTCCGCGGTCGTGCGCGAGCGCGACAAGGAACCGTTCACCAACAGCGCCCGGCTGGTGGAGCTGATCCGCGACGCGCTTCCGCAGGCCGCCAAGCGCACCGGCGGCAACCCGGCCAAGCGCACCTTCCAGGCGCTGCGCATCGAGGTCAACGGCGAACTCTCCGTCCTGGAGCGGGCCGTCCCGGCCGCCGTCGAGGCGATCGACGTCGGCGGGCGGATCGCCGTCCTGTCGTACCACTCGCTCGAGGACCGGCTGGTCAAGCAGGTGTTCGCGGCCGGCGCCGCCACCACGGCGCCGCCCGGGCTGCCGGTCGTCCCCGAGCGCTACCAGCCCCGGCTCAAGCTGCTCACCCGCGGTGCCGAACTTCCCACCGAGGAAGAGGTCGCCGAGAACCGGCGGGCCGCCCCGGCGCGTCTGCGCGGGGCCGAGCGGATCAGGGAGTCCATCGAATGA
- a CDS encoding beta-class carbonic anhydrase, protein MTTSASLPARPEGAITDGTVTDRLVEANERYADAFTDPGMDARPVLRVAVVACMDARLDLHAALGLELGDCHTIRNAGGVVTDDVIRSLTISQRKLGTRSIVLIHHTGCGLEAITEDFRSELEMEVGQRPAWAVEAFRDVDQDVRQSMQRVRTSPFLLHSDDVRGFVFDVKTGLLREIDPA, encoded by the coding sequence ATGACGACTTCTGCATCGCTCCCCGCACGGCCCGAAGGCGCCATAACCGACGGCACCGTCACCGATCGTCTCGTCGAGGCGAACGAGCGGTACGCGGACGCCTTCACGGACCCCGGCATGGACGCCCGCCCCGTTCTGCGGGTGGCGGTCGTGGCCTGCATGGACGCCCGTCTCGACCTGCACGCGGCGCTCGGCCTCGAACTGGGCGACTGCCACACCATCCGCAATGCCGGCGGTGTGGTCACCGACGACGTGATCCGTTCGCTCACCATCAGCCAGCGCAAGCTGGGCACGCGCAGCATCGTCCTCATCCACCACACCGGCTGTGGTCTGGAGGCGATCACCGAGGACTTCCGCTCCGAGCTGGAGATGGAGGTCGGTCAGCGTCCGGCCTGGGCCGTGGAGGCCTTCCGGGACGTCGACCAGGACGTGCGGCAGTCGATGCAGCGGGTGCGGACCTCGCCGTTCCTGCTGCACTCCGACGACGTGCGCGGGTTCGTCTTCGACGTCAAGACGGGCCTGCTGCGCGAGATCGACCCCGCGTAG
- a CDS encoding AAA family ATPase: MTTYDERASLTDLTATVERVRSSVEGVIEGKPEVVRLSLTVLLAEGHLLIEDVPGVGKTMLAKALAKSIDCSVRRIQFTPDLLPSDITGVSIWDQQRREFEFKPGAIFSQIVIGDEINRASPKTQSALLESLEERQVTVDGTTYELPSPFMVVATQNPVEMEGTYPLPEAQRDRFMARVSIGYPSAEAELQMLDVHGGINPLDDLQPVAHAHEIVKLIDAVRGVHVADSVRRYAVDLVSATRTHPDLRLGASPRATLHLVRAAKATAALNGRDYALPDDVQNLAVAVLAHRLLPTAQAQLNRRTAEQVVEEIIQRTSVPATPQQHGYGLGHGVQAYGRQQPRRL; encoded by the coding sequence GTGACGACCTATGACGAGCGAGCGAGCCTCACAGATCTGACCGCCACTGTGGAGCGTGTCCGCAGTTCGGTGGAGGGAGTGATCGAGGGCAAGCCCGAGGTCGTACGGCTTTCGCTGACCGTGCTCCTCGCGGAGGGGCATCTGCTGATCGAGGACGTCCCGGGCGTCGGCAAGACGATGCTGGCCAAGGCGCTCGCGAAGTCCATCGACTGCTCGGTGCGCCGTATCCAGTTCACGCCCGACCTGCTGCCCTCGGACATCACCGGGGTGTCCATCTGGGACCAGCAGCGCCGGGAGTTCGAGTTCAAACCGGGCGCGATCTTCTCGCAGATCGTGATCGGCGACGAGATCAACCGCGCCTCGCCGAAGACGCAGTCGGCGCTCCTGGAGTCGCTGGAGGAGCGCCAGGTCACCGTCGACGGGACGACGTACGAGCTGCCCAGCCCGTTCATGGTGGTGGCGACGCAGAACCCCGTCGAGATGGAGGGCACCTATCCGCTGCCCGAGGCCCAGCGCGACCGGTTCATGGCCCGGGTCTCCATCGGCTATCCCAGCGCGGAGGCCGAACTCCAGATGCTCGACGTGCACGGCGGGATCAACCCCCTGGACGACCTCCAGCCGGTCGCGCACGCCCACGAGATCGTCAAGCTGATCGACGCCGTCCGCGGGGTCCACGTCGCCGACTCCGTCCGGCGCTACGCCGTCGACCTGGTCTCCGCCACGCGCACCCACCCCGACCTCAGACTCGGCGCCTCCCCGCGCGCGACGCTGCACCTGGTGCGCGCCGCCAAGGCGACCGCCGCCCTGAACGGCCGGGACTACGCGCTCCCGGACGACGTGCAGAACCTCGCCGTGGCCGTACTGGCCCACCGTCTGCTGCCCACCGCGCAGGCGCAGCTGAACCGCCGCACGGCGGAGCAGGTGGTCGAGGAGATCATCCAGCGCACCTCGGTGCCCGCGACCCCCCAGCAGCACGGGTACGGGCTGGGCCACGGCGTACAGGCGTACGGCCGGCAGCAGCCGCGGAGGCTGTGA
- a CDS encoding DUF58 domain-containing protein, whose amino-acid sequence MTAGGTGQPATDRGEKGGGARTALAGLTTRGRSFLAAGIAAAICAYVLGQPDLLRVGLLLAALPLICAAVVYRTRYRVAGSRRLSPARVPAGSEARVHLRMDNVSRLPTGLLMLQDRVPYVLGPRPRFVLDRVEAGGRREVSYRVRSDLRGRYPLGPLQLRLSDPFGMCELTRAFSTYDTLTVIPRVEPLPPVRLSGEAKGYGDGRQRSLALAGEDDVIPRGYRYGDDLRRVHWRLTARYGELMVRREEQPQRSRCTVLLDTRGTAFQGAGPDSAFEWAVSGAASVLVHMLERGFSVRLLTDTGDSVPGEGADGFAGPSQESADAAGLMMDTLAVVDHSDGTGLSRSYDVLRGGNEGLLVAFFGDLDEEQAAVAAKMRQRSGGAVAFLLDGDGWVREPNGVPDPMNRQEERLRMLREAGWTALGVPRGASLAELWRQADRERAGVTTGSGTSGGEGGA is encoded by the coding sequence ATGACCGCCGGGGGGACCGGGCAGCCCGCGACGGACCGCGGGGAGAAGGGCGGCGGCGCCCGCACGGCCCTGGCCGGTCTGACCACCCGCGGCCGCTCCTTCCTCGCCGCCGGCATCGCGGCCGCGATCTGCGCCTACGTGCTCGGCCAGCCCGACCTGCTGCGGGTCGGTCTGCTGCTGGCCGCGCTGCCGCTGATCTGCGCCGCCGTCGTCTACCGGACCCGCTACCGGGTCGCGGGCAGCCGCCGGCTCTCGCCCGCGCGCGTGCCGGCCGGCAGCGAGGCCCGCGTCCACCTGCGGATGGACAACGTCTCGCGGCTGCCCACCGGTCTGCTGATGCTCCAGGACCGGGTGCCGTACGTCCTCGGCCCGCGGCCCCGCTTCGTCCTGGACCGGGTGGAGGCCGGCGGCCGCCGCGAGGTGTCCTACCGGGTCCGCTCCGACCTGCGCGGCCGCTACCCGCTGGGCCCGCTCCAGCTGCGCCTGAGCGATCCGTTCGGCATGTGCGAGCTCACGCGGGCCTTCTCCACCTACGACACGCTGACGGTCATCCCGCGCGTGGAGCCACTGCCCCCGGTCCGCCTGAGCGGCGAGGCCAAGGGGTACGGCGACGGACGGCAGCGCTCGCTGGCGCTGGCCGGCGAGGACGACGTGATCCCGCGCGGCTACCGCTACGGCGACGACCTGCGCCGGGTGCACTGGCGGCTGACCGCCCGCTACGGCGAACTGATGGTGCGCCGGGAGGAGCAGCCCCAGCGCTCGCGCTGCACGGTACTGCTGGACACCCGGGGCACGGCCTTCCAGGGCGCGGGCCCCGACTCCGCCTTCGAGTGGGCGGTCTCGGGCGCCGCGTCGGTGCTGGTGCACATGCTGGAACGCGGCTTCTCGGTACGGCTGCTGACGGACACGGGCGACTCGGTGCCGGGTGAGGGCGCCGACGGGTTCGCGGGTCCGAGCCAGGAGTCGGCCGACGCGGCCGGTCTCATGATGGACACCCTCGCGGTGGTCGACCACTCCGACGGCACGGGCCTGTCCCGGTCCTACGACGTGCTGCGCGGCGGCAACGAGGGTCTGCTGGTGGCCTTCTTCGGCGATCTCGACGAGGAGCAGGCGGCGGTCGCCGCGAAGATGCGGCAGCGCAGCGGGGGCGCGGTCGCCTTCCTGCTGGACGGGGACGGCTGGGTGCGTGAACCGAACGGCGTGCCCGATCCGATGAACAGGCAGGAGGAGCGGCTGCGGATGCTGCGCGAGGCGGGCTGGACGGCTCTCGGCGTGCCGCGGGGCGCTTCGCTGGCTGAGCTGTGGCGCCAGGCGGACCGCGAAAGGGCGGGCGTGACGACGGGGAGCGGGACGAGCGGCGGGGAGGGCGGGGCATGA